From the Candidatus Tiamatella incendiivivens genome, one window contains:
- a CDS encoding TrpB-like pyridoxal phosphate-dependent enzyme — protein sequence MDIAGIRAPQYEDIIPTSWYNILPDLPGQLPPPLKPNGEHVKPEDLESIFPKSIIEQEMSSERYIAIPPELRRTYMEIGRPTPLFRAVNLEKYLGTPSRIYYKYEGVLPTGSHKINTALAQAYYNKVEGVKRLTTETGAGQWGSALALASILFGLKLRVYMVKISYIQKPYRQTVMRTYGAEVVPSPSDLTEAGRRILAEDPDNPGSLGIAISEAVEDAVSRDDTKYSLGSVLNHVLLHQTIIGLEAKKQVEELGVYPDVIVGAVGGGSNYAGIAYPFLYDKLKGRSETKFIAVEPVASPTMTRGERRYDYGDTAGLTPLLLMHTIGHRFIPPPIHAGGLRYHGLAPTLSLLVNHGYVEPLAYKQTEVFDAAVKFARLEGIIPAPESAHAVKAVMDLALNYREKGSEKVILFNLSGHGLLDLSGYQDYFDGKLADVAPENIDLSYLPNIEG from the coding sequence ATGGATATAGCGGGGATCCGAGCCCCGCAGTATGAGGATATAATCCCCACGTCCTGGTATAATATTCTTCCAGACCTTCCCGGCCAACTCCCACCTCCTCTGAAGCCCAACGGTGAACATGTAAAACCAGAGGATTTAGAGTCTATATTCCCCAAATCAATCATTGAACAGGAAATGTCTTCAGAGAGATATATAGCTATTCCACCAGAGTTGAGGAGGACCTACATGGAGATAGGAAGGCCGACGCCTTTGTTTAGAGCTGTTAACCTAGAGAAATATCTCGGTACTCCTTCAAGGATATACTATAAATATGAGGGAGTCCTCCCGACGGGATCCCATAAAATAAATACTGCATTAGCCCAGGCTTACTATAATAAAGTCGAAGGAGTGAAGAGGCTGACAACAGAGACTGGTGCTGGACAGTGGGGATCTGCACTAGCGCTGGCATCCATTCTTTTCGGGCTAAAGTTAAGAGTCTACATGGTGAAAATCAGCTATATACAAAAACCATACCGTCAAACTGTTATGAGAACTTATGGAGCCGAGGTGGTACCCAGTCCAAGCGATTTAACAGAGGCAGGCCGGAGAATCCTCGCTGAGGATCCAGATAATCCTGGAAGCCTGGGTATAGCTATTAGTGAAGCTGTCGAGGATGCTGTGTCGAGGGATGATACTAAATACAGTCTAGGATCAGTACTCAATCACGTTCTCCTACATCAAACTATCATAGGATTAGAGGCTAAAAAACAGGTTGAAGAACTTGGCGTCTACCCGGACGTGATTGTAGGTGCAGTGGGAGGCGGAAGTAATTATGCAGGTATAGCGTACCCGTTTCTCTATGACAAGCTGAAGGGCAGAAGTGAGACGAAGTTCATTGCTGTAGAGCCTGTAGCTTCTCCTACTATGACTAGGGGTGAAAGAAGGTACGACTATGGTGATACAGCTGGCCTAACACCGCTGTTATTAATGCATACAATAGGGCACAGGTTTATTCCGCCTCCAATACATGCAGGTGGCTTAAGATACCATGGTCTGGCACCTACGTTAAGCCTCCTAGTAAACCACGGGTACGTCGAGCCATTAGCATATAAGCAGACGGAAGTATTCGATGCTGCCGTAAAATTCGCTAGGCTTGAAGGCATTATACCTGCCCCAGAGTCAGCTCACGCCGTAAAGGCTGTAATGGATTTAGCATTGAATTACAGGGAGAAAGGGAGTGAAAAGGTAATTCTGTTCAACTTAAGTGGGCATGGACTTCTAGATCTATCTGGCTACCAGGATTATTTCGATGGTAAACTGGCTGACGTAGCGCCGGAGAATATTGATCTATCCTATCTTCCTAACATTGAGGGGTGA
- a CDS encoding ParB N-terminal domain-containing protein produces MDKRILLSYHEDIKPHEEIIFSNHRRLLRNIERTGVIYRPVIVDKDTLTIIDGHHRYQTLVSLGYKFIPVVQADYMNDIYQIKPPIIKINMNTDILLDLIEHQVKRGPGNLFLIGADKRVVVLRKDPLDTYYMLKDIAMISVGKERKGYTRIIPPKLDPYDVRKAAGSKGLLPPKSTIHITRLKNYYHPIRLSSLE; encoded by the coding sequence GTGGATAAACGCATCCTCCTTTCCTACCATGAAGACATTAAGCCTCACGAGGAGATAATCTTTTCCAATCATAGAAGGCTTCTCAGGAACATTGAAAGAACAGGCGTCATATATAGGCCTGTAATAGTTGACAAGGATACCCTTACAATAATAGATGGCCATCACCGGTATCAGACTTTAGTATCCCTTGGATACAAATTCATCCCGGTAGTTCAAGCAGACTATATGAACGATATTTATCAGATAAAACCTCCTATAATAAAGATCAATATGAATACTGATATTTTACTAGATTTAATTGAACACCAAGTCAAGCGAGGGCCAGGGAACCTCTTTTTGATAGGTGCTGATAAGAGGGTAGTGGTCTTGAGGAAGGATCCATTGGATACTTATTATATGTTAAAGGATATTGCGATGATATCGGTGGGTAAGGAAAGAAAGGGTTATACCAGGATAATACCCCCAAAACTGGATCCTTACGATGTTAGGAAAGCCGCAGGCTCTAAAGGGCTGCTACCTCCTAAGTCGACCATACATATAACCCGTCTGAAGAACTATTATCACCCTATCCGGCTATCATCCTTGGAGTGA